In Natrononativus amylolyticus, a single window of DNA contains:
- a CDS encoding HalOD1 output domain-containing protein, which translates to MSGTATVSQCVVQEIAKEEGIDPLELRWSLYGVIDPDALNSLFQSTATKETDTKIIVEFNYHDYTVRVEDGDVHVIKPARATES; encoded by the coding sequence ATGTCGGGGACGGCAACAGTCAGTCAATGTGTAGTTCAAGAGATAGCCAAAGAGGAGGGGATCGACCCACTTGAGTTGAGGTGGTCACTTTACGGGGTCATCGATCCGGACGCTTTGAATTCCCTCTTCCAGTCGACTGCCACTAAAGAGACCGATACGAAAATTATCGTCGAATTCAACTATCACGACTATACAGTACGTGTTGAGGACGGCGACGTCCACGTGATTAAACCGGCGCGTGCGACTGAAAGCTAA
- a CDS encoding NAD(P)/FAD-dependent oxidoreductase yields MHTVIVGGGVIGLSSAYYLRKRGIEVTVLEKSTLGSGSTDRANGGIRAQFSSPVSANLSLASIDVWERFEADFGIDLEYRRPGYLFLARTETTAERFRENVRKQNELGVPSEFVSPERAASLCPELHTDEFVGGAYSPTDGFADPHLGLQGFSIAATEAGAEIRTKVEVTDVELDGTGQVRGVTTTDGAIDADYVVNAGGPWAAEIGAMAGLSLPISPRRRKLVIVDPAIPVSDDVPFTIDADASVHFRPERNGNVVAGGHFSESDPEMDPDRFSERVSLEWSAQVIEEAAECAGYFGLDSEIRQSWAGLYAVTPDHHPIIEESIPGFINAVGFSGHGFMQAPATGKLVAEIVADGEPHSVDVSMLSKDRFDGGSPLEEGTVID; encoded by the coding sequence ATGCATACGGTGATCGTTGGTGGCGGAGTTATCGGACTATCGAGTGCGTACTACCTGAGAAAACGCGGCATCGAGGTGACAGTTCTAGAGAAGTCTACGCTCGGTTCGGGGAGCACAGACCGAGCAAACGGAGGTATTCGAGCCCAGTTTTCGTCTCCGGTTAGCGCAAACCTTTCACTGGCGAGTATCGACGTCTGGGAACGCTTCGAAGCCGACTTTGGCATAGACCTCGAATACCGCCGTCCAGGATATCTGTTCCTCGCTCGGACGGAGACCACGGCCGAACGGTTCCGCGAAAACGTTCGAAAACAGAACGAGCTCGGCGTGCCGAGCGAATTTGTGAGCCCCGAACGGGCCGCGTCGCTCTGTCCCGAACTTCACACCGACGAGTTCGTTGGTGGGGCGTATTCGCCGACGGACGGCTTTGCAGACCCTCATCTCGGCCTACAGGGGTTCTCTATCGCGGCAACCGAGGCCGGTGCCGAAATTCGGACGAAGGTCGAGGTGACCGACGTCGAACTCGATGGAACCGGGCAGGTGCGCGGCGTCACGACGACAGACGGGGCGATCGATGCCGATTACGTCGTCAACGCAGGGGGCCCTTGGGCTGCCGAAATCGGTGCAATGGCCGGACTATCGCTCCCAATCTCACCTCGGCGAAGAAAGCTAGTCATCGTTGATCCGGCGATCCCCGTCTCTGACGACGTCCCGTTCACAATCGATGCGGACGCCAGTGTTCACTTCCGCCCAGAACGAAACGGAAACGTCGTCGCTGGTGGCCATTTCTCCGAGTCTGACCCTGAAATGGATCCCGATCGGTTCTCGGAACGTGTTTCACTCGAGTGGTCAGCGCAAGTCATCGAGGAGGCAGCAGAGTGCGCTGGCTACTTTGGACTGGATTCTGAAATCAGACAATCGTGGGCGGGATTATACGCGGTGACACCCGACCACCATCCCATTATCGAAGAATCCATTCCGGGATTCATTAACGCGGTTGGTTTTTCTGGGCATGGGTTTATGCAGGCACCTGCTACGGGAAAACTCGTTGCTGAAATCGTTGCCGATGGGGAGCCACACTCGGTCGATGTGTCGATGCTTTCGAAGGATCGGTTCGATGGCGGAAGTCCGCTTGAAGAAGGTACGGTGATTGACTGA
- a CDS encoding cupin domain-containing protein codes for MKPVRFENTETYEPDDGWKRASLAGSNQFTFEWFEKPPGHSSPMHDHENEQVCVVLEGELTVFTESDQVTLKKHDSVLLESWESHRVENTGDERAVALDVFAPGRGFDFWTDRED; via the coding sequence ATGAAACCTGTACGCTTCGAAAACACAGAGACGTATGAGCCTGATGACGGCTGGAAACGCGCCTCACTCGCCGGGAGCAACCAGTTCACGTTTGAATGGTTTGAGAAACCACCGGGACACTCGTCCCCCATGCATGACCATGAGAACGAGCAGGTCTGTGTTGTGCTAGAAGGGGAACTGACGGTGTTCACCGAGAGTGATCAGGTCACACTCAAGAAGCATGATTCGGTGCTGCTGGAGTCGTGGGAGTCTCATCGCGTCGAAAATACGGGCGATGAACGCGCAGTTGCGCTCGACGTTTTTGCACCCGGACGTGGGTTCGACTTCTGGACCGATCGAGAGGATTAA
- a CDS encoding IclR family transcriptional regulator encodes MATPQTAPLRTTENTIRVIDALRELKGAGVTTLADELGMSKSTVHDHLSTLRAHDYVVKNGDTYDLGLGFFEVGEYARKRRKIYEIARPEVTNLADQTGEVANLMVEEHGRGVYLFRAHGDNAVTLDTHTGKRRYLHNTALGKAILANFPEQRVHEVLDTHGLPKETQYTITDRETLFDSLEEIRERGVAYCGQERVEGLQCVAAPILSTDDRVLGAISVAGPTTRIKGERFKKEIPELVSQAANVIEINVTYG; translated from the coding sequence ATGGCAACGCCACAAACCGCACCACTTCGGACGACCGAGAACACGATCCGGGTGATCGACGCGTTACGTGAGCTCAAAGGCGCAGGTGTGACCACCTTAGCTGACGAACTGGGGATGTCCAAGAGTACGGTTCACGATCATCTCTCCACACTCCGAGCGCATGATTATGTTGTGAAAAACGGCGATACTTACGATCTCGGTCTTGGCTTCTTCGAGGTTGGCGAGTACGCCCGAAAGCGTCGGAAGATCTATGAGATTGCCCGTCCAGAAGTCACGAACTTAGCAGATCAAACCGGCGAGGTCGCGAACTTGATGGTTGAAGAGCATGGACGCGGTGTCTACCTCTTTCGTGCCCATGGGGACAATGCGGTAACGCTAGACACCCACACCGGAAAACGACGTTATCTGCATAACACCGCTCTTGGGAAAGCAATTCTCGCAAACTTTCCCGAACAGCGGGTACACGAGGTTCTCGACACTCATGGCCTACCTAAAGAAACTCAGTATACGATCACCGATCGGGAGACACTGTTCGACTCGCTCGAGGAAATAAGGGAGCGAGGGGTCGCTTACTGCGGGCAAGAGCGGGTCGAGGGGCTACAGTGTGTCGCAGCACCCATCTTGAGTACGGACGACCGCGTCCTTGGGGCAATTAGCGTAGCCGGTCCGACGACCCGAATCAAGGGCGAACGGTTCAAGAAGGAAATCCCAGAACTCGTTTCACAGGCAGCCAACGTCATCGAGATTAACGTCACGTATGGATGA
- a CDS encoding SDR family oxidoreductase, which yields MSLQLDGHVALITASSSGLGYSSAEVFAREGANVVVNGRDEERLADAVSELDELGDGDVVSVPGDLTDPDDIDTLVDRTLEEFDRLDHLVTSAGGPPSGPFLDLDDDDWYHAFDLLVMSVVRLVRAAAEPLAAGDGGTVVTITSRSVKEAIDSLVLSNAVRMSVIGLEKTLSKELAPDVRANAVLPGPHETSRIRELVEQAVDRGEYESYEDGLEARGSGIPLERIGEPTELGEVVAFLSSPRSSYINGVAVPIDGGAGASNL from the coding sequence ATGAGCCTTCAACTTGATGGACACGTCGCACTGATAACGGCTTCGAGTAGCGGTCTCGGTTACTCGTCTGCGGAAGTATTCGCTCGGGAGGGGGCCAACGTCGTCGTAAACGGGCGTGATGAGGAACGACTCGCCGATGCGGTGTCAGAACTCGACGAACTCGGCGACGGTGACGTCGTCAGTGTGCCGGGCGATCTAACTGATCCAGACGACATCGACACGCTCGTCGACCGAACACTCGAGGAGTTCGATCGACTGGATCACCTCGTGACGAGCGCTGGTGGCCCGCCGAGTGGCCCGTTTCTCGATCTGGACGATGATGATTGGTACCACGCCTTTGACCTCCTCGTGATGAGCGTCGTTCGACTCGTCCGGGCAGCCGCCGAGCCACTCGCCGCGGGCGACGGCGGAACGGTCGTCACCATCACCTCCCGGAGTGTGAAGGAGGCGATCGATTCGCTCGTTCTCTCGAACGCCGTCCGAATGAGCGTCATCGGCCTCGAGAAGACGCTATCGAAGGAACTCGCCCCCGACGTTCGTGCGAATGCGGTTCTCCCGGGCCCTCACGAGACATCGCGGATTCGAGAACTCGTCGAACAGGCTGTCGACCGGGGCGAGTACGAGTCCTACGAAGACGGTCTCGAGGCGCGGGGATCCGGTATCCCGCTCGAACGGATCGGCGAACCGACCGAACTCGGCGAGGTCGTGGCCTTCCTGAGCTCACCCCGCTCGAGTTACATAAACGGAGTTGCGGTGCCAATCGACGGCGGTGCAGGGGCATCGAACCTCTAA
- a CDS encoding ABC transporter permease, whose product MRNSYLGWYIARRVAWAVVATFIILSITFFLMYLTPETHTQDMMFSAAVEQGQDPDEIRETIEAQRGQDRPVHEQYIDYMVNMATFNWGWSHTRMQPVTEAVANAYPYSLMYGIPAVILSTILGLAIGLYSATNQYTRTDYAATFFAFFGLSIPNFWFAIVLLLLFGVYLEWVPITFDANAAKDPNGNITVGSMLSGDNLRQLVLPVFVLTTGAIASMMRYARAEALEYVRADFVKTAKAKGASGRRILYRHIFRPASVPLSTIMVGDLLGIIFVASYLIEVVFSIPGLGQLSYNAIMDRDTPVVMATVLIPTFVAIIGNLVQDIAYTVLDPRIDFGDR is encoded by the coding sequence ATGCGAAATTCATACTTAGGCTGGTATATTGCTCGACGGGTCGCCTGGGCTGTCGTCGCCACGTTCATCATCCTGTCCATTACGTTCTTCCTGATGTATCTCACGCCGGAGACGCATACGCAGGATATGATGTTTTCAGCGGCTGTCGAGCAGGGGCAGGATCCAGACGAGATTCGAGAAACCATCGAAGCTCAACGCGGACAGGATCGCCCGGTACACGAACAGTACATCGACTACATGGTAAACATGGCCACCTTCAACTGGGGCTGGTCGCATACCCGAATGCAACCGGTCACAGAGGCCGTCGCGAACGCCTATCCGTACTCGCTGATGTACGGCATCCCGGCAGTAATCTTGTCGACGATCCTCGGATTGGCGATCGGGCTCTACTCCGCGACTAACCAGTACACCCGGACGGACTACGCGGCAACCTTCTTTGCCTTCTTCGGGCTGAGCATTCCAAACTTTTGGTTTGCAATCGTCCTCCTGTTGCTCTTTGGCGTCTACCTCGAGTGGGTTCCAATTACGTTCGACGCTAACGCGGCCAAAGACCCGAACGGGAACATTACAGTCGGATCGATGCTGAGCGGAGATAACCTCCGCCAGCTCGTGCTCCCAGTTTTCGTGTTGACAACTGGGGCAATCGCATCAATGATGCGGTATGCACGAGCCGAAGCGCTTGAGTACGTCCGAGCTGACTTCGTGAAAACGGCAAAGGCAAAAGGGGCAAGCGGCCGTCGAATCCTCTACAGACACATCTTCCGACCCGCATCCGTCCCGCTGTCGACGATCATGGTCGGCGACCTGTTAGGGATTATCTTCGTCGCTTCGTATCTCATCGAGGTCGTCTTCAGTATACCAGGGCTCGGGCAGTTGAGTTACAACGCGATCATGGATCGGGACACGCCGGTCGTGATGGCGACCGTGCTCATCCCAACGTTTGTCGCGATCATCGGCAATCTCGTACAGGACATCGCGTACACTGTACTCGATCCACGTATTGACTTCGGTGATCGATAA
- a CDS encoding 2-amino-3,7-dideoxy-D-threo-hept-6-ulosonate synthase produces the protein MSIGKDARLENIGTNGRMFNVPMDHGITIGAVTGLKRIEETIDAVSRGGADSVLTQKGLAERVHPNKSDAGYIIHLNASTTLGPDTNDKRLTGTVEEAVRLGADGVSLHLNVGSDSEPRQLEQLAGITADAERFGMPVLAMAYARGPGVDEHDATSLAHAVRLAEEVGADIAKTAYSGSESSYREVTAATNLPVIMAGGSPASDREMLENARGALDAGAAGVSMGRSIFQHDDPEAMTRAVASVVHKDASPTEALEIAELQVR, from the coding sequence ATGTCCATTGGGAAAGACGCACGACTTGAAAACATCGGGACGAATGGGCGAATGTTCAACGTTCCGATGGATCACGGCATCACAATCGGTGCAGTAACGGGTCTCAAACGTATCGAAGAGACAATCGACGCCGTCAGCCGCGGCGGTGCCGACAGCGTTCTCACACAGAAGGGGCTTGCCGAGCGCGTCCACCCCAATAAGAGCGATGCGGGGTACATTATTCACCTCAACGCGTCGACGACACTCGGTCCCGACACGAACGACAAACGCCTCACTGGAACAGTCGAGGAAGCGGTTCGACTCGGGGCGGACGGCGTCTCTCTCCACCTGAACGTCGGTTCTGACTCCGAACCACGGCAACTCGAGCAACTCGCCGGTATCACGGCCGACGCAGAACGGTTCGGCATGCCCGTGCTGGCGATGGCATACGCTCGAGGGCCCGGTGTCGATGAACACGACGCGACGAGCCTCGCTCACGCGGTTCGCCTCGCGGAGGAGGTCGGTGCCGATATTGCCAAAACGGCCTACAGTGGGAGCGAATCGAGTTACCGGGAGGTCACTGCGGCGACGAACCTCCCCGTCATTATGGCCGGCGGTTCTCCGGCATCTGACCGTGAAATGCTCGAGAACGCTCGTGGTGCACTCGATGCAGGTGCCGCCGGCGTCTCGATGGGTCGCTCTATCTTCCAGCACGACGATCCGGAGGCAATGACTCGGGCGGTCGCGAGCGTCGTCCACAAGGACGCCTCGCCCACCGAGGCGCTTGAGATCGCCGAATTGCAGGTACGCTAA
- a CDS encoding sensor histidine kinase gives MDIEHSQVVLAVEPEIHDRLVSQFESFRAGVNDQYDIEITSCTTINGIEPEDLDCLVIGTDSEHSLLERIEAAADRISTVPIVAITSENEIGTTAALSAGASDIVVADGSPDDWGRLAVTRVLNVLEASHAKRVNRYHFWKPTLRSLVADEDVFICVFDTTHQHVFAAGTQFETALDPATLEGRSIDEAFTENPVTAAHLNANYTAALKGERRVREFVIGEGTYIVETRPLAATWGLTLFQPAPDRSLNRERSLEKIERLHTTASRLESATSHEAITDITVESAETILEFEACVVCRVENDLLLPVAASASDIYTEPRRLRADEGIAGRTFQEEMTFVIDDIDREPAAKPTDEAFRSALSVPIDGYGIFQVLSEEPTAFTETDRELAELLTTHVAHALKRVKFKDTITQERDRFAALFQNIPDAAVRYEFKDGIPHIKAVNSAFVRLFGYEPKHAIGASAMELLVPEEERDAADKFYETVTEGGRLDREVVRQTVNGRNPFLVRSVPVSSDDDRRQGYFIYTDISEMRSRERELQGKNERLDAFASIVSHDLRNPLNVAQGYLEMAVDTGDSNNLKEVDAALDRITRMIDELLALAREGALIGETERVELEAIVRDAWKNVDTGAASLTIKNSDHLTADPHRLQELFENLIRNAIEHNDGTVTIQVGTLESGGFFVADNGEGIPEHEREQVLDMGFSTNPDGTGFGLSIVTEIAGAHGWEVSVTQSDSGGARFEIMAESKLDDGQ, from the coding sequence ATGGACATAGAACACAGCCAGGTTGTGCTCGCCGTTGAACCCGAGATCCACGATCGACTCGTCTCGCAGTTCGAATCGTTTCGGGCGGGTGTAAACGACCAATACGACATCGAGATCACTTCGTGCACCACGATCAACGGCATTGAGCCTGAGGACCTCGACTGTCTCGTGATTGGAACGGATTCAGAGCACAGTCTACTCGAGCGAATCGAAGCGGCCGCTGATCGTATCTCCACGGTTCCCATCGTCGCCATCACTTCAGAAAATGAGATCGGAACCACTGCTGCGCTGAGCGCCGGAGCGAGCGACATCGTAGTGGCCGACGGCAGCCCAGATGACTGGGGTCGATTGGCTGTGACACGGGTGCTGAACGTGCTCGAGGCGTCGCATGCGAAACGGGTAAATCGATATCACTTCTGGAAGCCGACACTCCGTTCACTCGTCGCCGACGAGGACGTTTTCATCTGTGTATTCGACACTACCCACCAACACGTCTTCGCAGCGGGTACCCAGTTCGAAACTGCACTCGACCCAGCAACGCTCGAGGGACGTAGTATCGACGAAGCTTTCACCGAGAATCCAGTGACTGCGGCACACCTCAATGCGAACTATACCGCTGCCCTGAAGGGGGAACGACGCGTTCGCGAGTTTGTCATAGGAGAAGGTACCTACATCGTCGAAACGAGACCGCTAGCTGCCACGTGGGGGCTTACATTGTTCCAACCCGCACCAGACCGATCCCTCAACCGGGAAAGATCCTTAGAGAAAATCGAGCGACTTCACACGACCGCGTCCAGACTCGAATCCGCAACTTCTCACGAGGCAATTACCGATATTACCGTCGAGTCAGCCGAAACCATTCTAGAGTTCGAAGCATGCGTCGTATGCAGGGTAGAAAACGATCTCCTCCTTCCGGTAGCTGCCTCTGCTTCGGATATCTACACCGAACCGAGACGTCTGCGTGCCGACGAAGGTATCGCAGGTCGAACATTTCAGGAGGAGATGACGTTCGTCATCGACGATATCGACCGCGAGCCCGCCGCCAAACCGACGGACGAGGCATTTCGATCCGCACTCTCCGTTCCCATCGACGGGTACGGTATCTTTCAGGTTCTCTCGGAAGAACCGACTGCGTTCACCGAAACCGACCGCGAACTTGCGGAATTGCTGACGACTCACGTGGCCCACGCGTTGAAACGTGTCAAATTCAAGGATACGATCACCCAGGAGCGTGACCGGTTTGCCGCCCTGTTTCAGAACATTCCGGACGCCGCGGTTCGCTACGAGTTCAAAGACGGTATTCCGCATATCAAAGCGGTGAACTCGGCGTTCGTCCGATTGTTTGGGTACGAGCCGAAGCATGCCATCGGCGCGTCTGCCATGGAGCTTCTGGTTCCCGAAGAGGAACGGGACGCCGCCGACAAGTTTTACGAAACAGTCACAGAAGGAGGTCGGCTAGATCGGGAAGTAGTCCGCCAGACTGTCAACGGTCGAAATCCGTTCCTGGTTCGCAGCGTCCCCGTCTCAAGTGACGACGATCGCCGGCAAGGATATTTTATCTACACAGATATTAGTGAGATGAGAAGCCGTGAACGTGAACTCCAGGGGAAAAATGAGCGGCTTGACGCCTTCGCCAGCATTGTCAGCCACGACCTCCGCAATCCGTTGAACGTTGCACAGGGATACCTCGAAATGGCAGTCGATACAGGTGATAGTAACAATTTGAAAGAAGTCGACGCGGCTCTCGATCGAATAACGCGGATGATTGACGAACTACTGGCACTCGCCCGGGAAGGTGCCCTTATCGGTGAAACCGAGCGGGTCGAGCTCGAGGCCATTGTTCGCGATGCCTGGAAGAATGTGGATACAGGCGCGGCGTCGTTGACCATCAAGAACAGCGATCACCTAACGGCTGATCCACACCGCTTACAGGAGCTCTTCGAGAACCTTATTCGCAATGCTATCGAGCACAATGATGGTACGGTTACCATTCAGGTCGGGACACTCGAGTCCGGCGGGTTCTTCGTAGCCGATAACGGGGAGGGTATTCCAGAGCACGAACGCGAACAAGTACTGGACATGGGGTTTTCAACGAATCCCGACGGCACCGGATTCGGCCTTTCCATCGTCACCGAAATTGCCGGTGCTCACGGGTGGGAAGTTTCTGTCACTCAAAGCGACTCCGGCGGTGCGCGGTTCGAAATTATGGCTGAATCCAAACTCGATGATGGGCAATAG
- a CDS encoding ABC transporter substrate-binding protein, with protein MPTNGKLVRTRRQMLGYLGIAGTSAIAGCFGSDDDGNGGADDDTSNGGEQDEQVFIAGSSGDGDTLVPFQIGDTTSAGYVAMTMDGSYALDSSSDFEVFPLWMDIDTEDGETYHCELRDHLEWSEPYGEMTAEDWVYYITEIHQGEDNWAGSLDAGSWDGVEAEKTGTYTFDLHLPEVDPSFERRTFMSGKTIMPKALIEDFVEDRDIDGLTEHEDVQELKYTGNLGPYTFEQWDRESEYVVTRNDDYYMHDADDVPESWQNAPYFEQYTFNIIPEESSRLASLRTGGIHSTYVPPPRVDRINDEDDTYVNMAPTARVNPLAYNHRTNGWDQLNNTDVRRALGYIVNKRIILEEIERGLGEVAQTYQPSWSEWFVDDGIEEFGVGDSHDYDLAMEELEAALPSDYGYDDGELLGPDGRQVTLDLVALSGFDTISTTAEFIQQEYAEAGIDVDINLVEWSTMVSRYLENEWQGDGEQPWSAGSQNDGPNDGTASADDWDLMYGLNYYTFPLTPASGSMYFSEQGPYNSFGYKPSDEIETLWDEAARTVDEDERFDIMTDIYSDLNHEQPVNFLYYGDDTMGYRSKVSGPIEEWGHTWDSVTWQFEA; from the coding sequence ATGCCAACAAATGGCAAGTTAGTGCGAACACGGAGACAGATGCTTGGGTATCTCGGTATCGCCGGAACCAGTGCCATTGCGGGTTGTTTCGGATCCGATGATGATGGGAATGGTGGAGCCGACGACGATACGAGTAATGGTGGTGAGCAGGATGAACAGGTATTCATCGCTGGATCTTCCGGCGATGGGGATACACTCGTCCCGTTCCAGATTGGTGATACGACCTCGGCAGGGTACGTGGCAATGACGATGGATGGAAGCTATGCTCTCGATTCATCATCGGACTTCGAGGTATTTCCGCTGTGGATGGACATCGACACCGAGGATGGGGAAACCTATCACTGTGAACTCAGAGATCACCTGGAGTGGAGCGAGCCATACGGTGAGATGACCGCCGAGGACTGGGTGTACTACATCACCGAGATCCATCAGGGGGAGGACAACTGGGCCGGTTCGCTCGACGCCGGAAGCTGGGACGGTGTCGAAGCCGAAAAGACGGGAACGTATACGTTCGACCTTCACTTGCCGGAGGTGGATCCCTCGTTCGAGCGGCGCACCTTCATGTCCGGGAAAACGATCATGCCGAAAGCCCTTATCGAGGACTTCGTCGAAGACCGAGACATCGACGGACTCACAGAGCACGAAGACGTCCAGGAGCTCAAGTACACGGGTAATCTCGGCCCGTATACGTTCGAACAGTGGGATCGGGAATCCGAGTATGTCGTCACCCGGAACGACGACTACTATATGCACGACGCCGATGACGTGCCGGAAAGCTGGCAGAACGCGCCGTACTTCGAGCAGTACACGTTCAACATCATCCCCGAAGAGAGCTCTCGCCTCGCTTCGTTGCGAACCGGTGGCATCCACTCTACGTACGTTCCACCGCCGCGTGTCGACCGAATCAACGACGAAGACGACACGTACGTGAACATGGCTCCGACGGCTCGCGTCAATCCGCTTGCCTACAACCACCGGACGAACGGATGGGATCAGTTGAACAACACCGACGTTCGTCGCGCCCTCGGGTATATCGTCAACAAGCGAATCATCCTCGAGGAAATCGAACGAGGACTCGGCGAAGTCGCACAGACGTACCAGCCGTCGTGGTCGGAGTGGTTTGTAGATGACGGGATCGAGGAGTTCGGCGTCGGCGATTCTCACGATTACGATCTCGCGATGGAGGAGCTCGAGGCAGCCTTGCCTTCAGACTACGGCTACGACGACGGAGAGTTGCTCGGGCCGGACGGCCGGCAGGTAACCCTCGACCTCGTTGCACTCAGTGGGTTTGATACAATCAGCACGACCGCCGAGTTTATCCAGCAGGAGTACGCCGAAGCAGGGATCGATGTCGACATCAACCTTGTCGAATGGAGTACGATGGTCAGTAGGTATCTCGAAAACGAGTGGCAGGGCGACGGCGAACAGCCGTGGTCGGCGGGGAGTCAAAACGACGGACCGAACGACGGGACTGCGAGTGCCGACGATTGGGATCTGATGTACGGGCTGAACTACTACACGTTCCCGTTGACGCCCGCAAGCGGGTCGATGTACTTCAGCGAACAGGGGCCGTACAATAGCTTCGGATACAAGCCAAGTGACGAGATTGAAACGCTATGGGACGAAGCTGCTCGAACCGTCGATGAGGACGAGCGCTTCGACATTATGACCGACATTTACAGCGATCTGAATCACGAGCAACCAGTGAACTTCCTCTACTACGGAGATGACACGATGGGGTACCGATCGAAGGTCTCTGGACCGATCGAAGAGTGGGGGCACACGTGGGATAGCGTCACCTGGCAGTTCGAAGCATAG
- a CDS encoding M24 family metallopeptidase: MTTGASSNVGGYITELGRTMFLGEASDEHRHYCAHMKALQALAIDTAGPGVPVAAVDQAVHDYGNEHGLLEYMQTPHRAQHRDGRPRTRVHRPSQ, translated from the coding sequence ATCACCACCGGTGCATCGTCGAACGTCGGAGGGTACATAACTGAACTCGGACGGACGATGTTTCTCGGGGAGGCAAGCGATGAACACCGCCACTACTGTGCACATATGAAAGCGTTGCAGGCGCTGGCAATCGACACTGCCGGGCCGGGTGTTCCCGTCGCCGCTGTCGATCAAGCAGTTCACGACTACGGGAACGAACACGGACTACTCGAGTACATGCAAACACCACACCGGGCACAACATCGGGATGGAAGGCCACGAACGCGGGTTCATCGACCGAGTCAGTGA
- a CDS encoding pyridoxal phosphate-dependent aminotransferase: MDRIPFSGIREIFEECDRLEAAGNDIVHLEIGRPDFDTPDPIKDAAKDAMDAGHVHYTSNYGIQELREAVASTFARDNDLEYDPNGEVVVTTGATEAVFVTIMGLVDSGDEVLIPDPSWTYGAHVKLAGGEPVQYRLDPDDGFQPDIESVADAITDRTKLLIVNSPHNPTGSVLSHERAQALRDLAVDNDLLVLSDEIYEKIVYSGGSHRSLATYDGLRNRTVTVNGASKAYSMTGWRLGYLGAPESLIDPIVRVRQYTTTCAPSLSQWAAVHALQSNLHEPLVESFAERRLYVLDRIDDIPGMSCPQPDGAFYVFPTIPDGFNDEVEFTWSLLREAGVAVVPGTVFGSTGTGRIRIAYTNSINRTREGFDRLEAYL; encoded by the coding sequence ATGGATCGGATACCGTTCTCCGGCATTAGAGAAATTTTTGAGGAATGCGATAGGCTCGAAGCAGCGGGGAACGACATCGTCCACCTCGAGATCGGCCGGCCAGATTTCGACACCCCTGATCCGATCAAGGACGCTGCAAAAGACGCGATGGATGCGGGACACGTCCATTATACGTCGAACTATGGCATCCAGGAACTGCGTGAGGCGGTCGCATCCACATTCGCTCGAGACAACGACCTCGAGTACGATCCGAACGGTGAGGTGGTCGTCACGACCGGGGCGACTGAGGCGGTTTTCGTCACTATCATGGGGCTCGTCGATAGCGGCGACGAGGTGCTCATCCCCGATCCGAGTTGGACCTACGGTGCACACGTCAAGCTGGCGGGTGGTGAACCGGTTCAGTATCGTCTCGATCCTGACGACGGCTTTCAGCCCGACATCGAATCGGTGGCCGACGCCATTACCGACCGGACGAAACTGCTCATCGTCAACAGTCCCCACAATCCGACCGGGAGCGTCCTCTCACACGAGCGAGCCCAGGCACTCAGGGATCTGGCCGTTGACAACGACCTCCTCGTTCTCTCCGACGAGATTTACGAAAAAATCGTTTACAGCGGGGGTTCCCATCGCAGCCTCGCCACCTACGACGGCCTCCGAAACCGAACTGTGACGGTAAACGGTGCGTCGAAAGCGTACTCGATGACCGGGTGGCGACTCGGGTACCTGGGTGCCCCTGAATCACTCATCGACCCCATCGTTCGGGTACGACAGTACACGACGACGTGTGCCCCATCACTCTCACAGTGGGCTGCGGTGCATGCACTACAGAGCAATCTCCATGAACCACTGGTCGAGTCGTTTGCCGAGCGTCGATTGTATGTGCTCGACCGAATCGACGACATCCCGGGAATGTCGTGTCCGCAGCCTGACGGTGCGTTCTACGTGTTTCCGACGATTCCAGACGGGTTCAACGACGAAGTCGAGTTCACTTGGTCGCTGCTTCGCGAAGCCGGTGTCGCGGTCGTTCCCGGAACGGTGTTCGGATCGACTGGAACCGGCCGAATCCGGATCGCCTACACGAATTCGATTAACCGCACCAGAGAGGGGTTTGACCGACTCGAAGCGTACCTCTAG